The Cricetulus griseus strain 17A/GY unplaced genomic scaffold, alternate assembly CriGri-PICRH-1.0 unplaced_scaffold_123, whole genome shotgun sequence genome includes the window TTTTTCTACTCAAGGATTGGTTAGTTTAGTTGGTCAGGGCAGAAACGACTCTGAtttcagggccaaactgtgtCTCTTTCACGAGTCCTTTTTAGCCtgttggctctaattttagggctagggtatattttctttccctggctctgattctagggacaaagtgtggTTTTTGGCAATAGTCTCAGAGTCAGGGTGTGTTTCTGTGGTTCTGGGCTCAGGGATAAAGTATTTCTTTCATTGGCTCAGGTTTAGGATCCAGggtgtttctttcactgactctggGGCAAAGCCAGAGTGGGTTTCTTTGACTGGCCCTTTTATCCTACACcccctttttgtttgttgctaGACAACTGGGAGGAGTTGGAAAGGGACAACATTTCTGTTAGAGTACTTCCTGCTGACTGGGGCATCGATGTTCTTAGGACAATCTTGCTCTTCACCCTCAGAATGTAACTGCTAATCCTGTAATAGTAACTGGTTAAAAGTCTGGTTAGAAGTCTTTTGTTGACGAAATCTAGATAAGAGGGTTATGAGACATGGTGCAATTAGTAGGactaagaaaaataagagaagaggGGTTAAAAAGGGTAGTATTCACTCCCTTATCTATTAGTGATCCACCCGATAGAGGTATCaagctgtttttggtttttggagttGTTGGATCTTATCTTTCACTACACCTGACTGGTTGACATAGAAACAACATTCTttcccagaaacagaaaaagatcaCCTCTCTCTCTGCCGTGAGTAAATCTAATCCTCTCCAATTTTGTAGTACTATGGTGGCCAGGGAGTCTATTTGTCCCTGAAGGGTAAGGATAGACTAAGCTACCTTTTAGAAATCCTGGATGAATTTTGAGAAAAGCCAATGGTAAATAGCTAGGGAAGTGGTTAGTCTTGCTGTTTCAGTGGCTACACCTGCAATTAAGCCCAGGGCTGTCAGAAAGGGTACTACTTGGATCGCTCATTTGCCATGCTGTGCTGCTATGAACTTGGCATGGGAATTGGTAAGGGTTCTTTACTAGGGACCACCTCTAATTTAGGAAACAGGAAAACCAGGACACAAGTCCCAGACCACCAGGCAGGTAAACAGTAATAAACTTGAGTACCACAGAGAATAGAGGCATTGTGAAATAGAGGCATTGTTTGAATATAGGGGCTGGGTGATAGCACCAAGGGTAATGGTATTATTGCAGTCTGCAGAATCCAGCATGCCCATAAAGTGTGTTCCTGAGGAGTTAAAGCAGTCTGTAATACCAGAGAGAGCGTTGTCAGAGATAAGGGGTGGTAGTGACATTTGGCTTGGAGCAATTAATAAGTGGTAAGGTGAGAGAATCTAATAGGACAATGGTGGGTGAGGCTTAGACCCCCGAGGGACACACAACCAGCATTTAAAAAGAGGTCAGGCTGAGCATTATTCAATAGCTGATATGCAGCAGTTAGGGTCTGAAACAAGAGATGTGTGACAGGGAGGTGGGGTCAATATCATCAAAAAAAGGTGATATTAAGAATGTAACAACcaagtcaggcgttggtggcccacacctttaatcccagcactcgggaggcagaggcaggtggatctctgtgagttagaggtcagcctggtctccagaggagtgccaggataggctccaaagctacacagagaaaccctgtctcgaaaaacaaaaacaaacaaacaaacaaaaaaagtaggcAAAATTCAGAAACAGTGGAAGGTTTATGAAATCACAATGATtaaaaattaatgcaaatgcTGACTGGAAAAGGGgtcattttggggtcaggtagaaacctggtgcaagggaaactccaaGGAATCTAAACGgttgactccagctaagactcctagaaattacagatatgtagcctgaactggtcatctcttgtaaccaggcaagacttctactggagggattgggacaccaacctaGCCATATAACCTTCAACCTATAGTCTATCCGCCTATGGGAAGTGCTGGGGTGGTTCAGAGATTGTGAGAGTGGCCAACGAATGACTGTTCCAGCCTGAGACTCATGCTACAAGAGTGAGCCCacacctgacactgcctggagcaccaggatCTAGATGCTGAATGGCAgggagacctaggatagaaccaaacatgactggagaaaaaaataacaatgtaataatgcctaatgatattctgctatgatATTAAAACCAGACATAGACACAGCAGTAAAACTATAGGCCAATTTCCAGATTAACACAGATGGCTATATTTAACAAAATCCTTGTAAACCAAAGGGTTTTGGCAGTACATTAAAAAGATCATAAGTGATCAAATTGCTTTGATCATTTAATTCTATGATAGAAGGATCTTTCAGCATACAAAACTCAGTAAATGTTAAAAAAGGATATAAACAGAATCAAGGGCAAAAAACACGAAGATCTCAAGTACACAGAAATCCTTTGGAAAGTTCAGTGTTGATCAAGATAAAAGTCTGGAGGCAATGTGGTacgcagaagcaggtgggtctctgagaattccaggccagccagggctccagaGTGGGACtcttccccaccctccccccaaaaaagtccCAAGGAAATAATGACTGAGAAGATCAGCTTTCAACCTAACGAAGCTTAAGTATGAAAAACCTACAGCCAGCACTATATTGAATGGAGAAagccttattattattttttttttaaaatgaggagtGATACAAAAGTATCCACTGTCTCCTGTGTTAGAGAATTAATTTAAATCGGGGTGGTGGTtgcggcacacacctttcatcctagcatTCACACCGCAATtgaaaactcaggaggcagacagatggatctctgtgagtttgaggccattctggtctatagagtgagttccaggacaggctccaaagctacagagaaaccctgtctccaaaggccaaaacaaaacaacaaaccccaacaaaacaaaaagacgtCTACAACGTTTAAAACTTGGGAACAAGGTGATATCTTGCCTAGTATACATATGGCAATTGAAAACTCTATTattagctaggcatggtggaacaggctgaaatcccagcacttgggaaccagaggcagaagtctcagaagttcaaggccagcagctGAGGTGACCTGCACAGCACTTAAACAAGATCAAGTCCGTCCAGACATCCGCAGAGATAGGGTAGACGTTTCCGAGGTCCCAGCCCTGATTGTGGACCTCCTGAGAATGGACAGTTACAGGTTTCTAAATCAGCGCCTCCAGTCCAGGGTTACTAAGAATTGCCTCAGAAGAGACGCTACTATTCCAACGCCAAACCCTAAGTGTCTGGGGCTCCGCGGAAGGCCCTGGAAATTTAGTGACTTATTGTCAGGCTAAACAAAGGCATGAAGGGACAAGCTGGTGTCTTAGCATGTTTTTCTTGCATCTAAAATCTCCCCGGAGCTCGGCTGCTCTGAGAAGAACGGAAGACGGCAGCGCGGCTCCTTCAGGCACCCTGCAGCCTCTCAGTCCGGCGGGAAAGGAAGGGTACCGGAGTCCGGGAGTCTGGAGCAGAAGGACCGAGAGCCTCTCCCACAGCCCTGCCCACCCGGCTCGCACACTCGCAGCTCGTGGTGTCTGCACCCCGCGGCTCCTGCGGACTCACAGAGGCTCAGGGCCCAGCACGGGCAACCCTGGACAGCCGTGCCAGGAAGAAAGATGGCGGGCGAGGCccttctgccccaccccctaGTGCTCCGGATTGGACAGTTCCGACGGCACCAGGGCCCTGAGAAGCAACACAACTAAAATAAAGCCCTAGAATGAATCACTAGGAAGGATGTAACTTAGAGGCCATCTCAGCTGTAAGGAAGGGCGCAGTGAAACACTGAACTAGGCCGATGCATTGGTGCATTTATTGCAAATATGAAACTGCAGGGGGCTATCTGTCGGGTGGTAGAGAGAGAATGATGGCCAGAAGCATTTGCAGAAGTCAAAAGCTGCCGGGTTACCTCTTGGGAGCAGAGAGGACAGCAAAAATGCTGCGGAAATCCTGGCTATAAAAAGTAGCTGTAGCTaggccatggtggcacagacctttaatcccagcactcaggaggcagagacaggccagtctctgagagttcgaggccagtctggtctacagagtgagtttcaagccagcctccaaagctacagagaaactctgtctcaaaaagaccaaccaaccaaccagccaaccagccagccagccagccagccagccagccagccaaaacAGACGAGTTGTAGGCAGAGAGGTGTGCAAGCTAAACAGGGTGGAAGTTTAGGGGTGAGAAGGGCTAAGGATGGTAGCCTAGCTGCGGGAAACCAGTCTGAGCCAGCAGTCTTGAGTTCAGCTTGAGCTGAACCCAGACTGTCATTTAGGATACTGTAAGTGGCAATGGCATTTTGGGGGGTTTGGGACCTTATAATGGCACATTGTCCCTACTTCCCAATGTAGAAATTTCTGTCCTTCCTAAGAAAAGCCTCACTGGCTACACTTCATGGTTTCTCCCTAAGCAGGCTGTCAAATTCATAAACTCCAGGAGACTGACTACCTAGGGGGCTTCTCTAAAcctcattttcagtttgtttcccCTCATTTCCTAAGATTGAAGTCAGGTTCCTGATCATGCTAATTAGGGACACCATGGTTGAGCTATACATGAAGCCCACAGACTCCATTAATCTACTGAAGGTAAAGAGTGACTCCAGCAATTCCACCTATTGCAAAATCTAAAGGTGCTTCAGAAAAGTTGGCCTGTAGCTAGGGTGACCGCCTAAGAGAAGACAAACTCAGATGTGGCGCTGTTTTCTGGTGCTCCATAGCTTTCACTGTCAGCATTTCTGAGTGTTTTGAGCAGGTGGAGGCCACGTGCAAGGGAGGACAGCTGCCCAGAACCCTCTAAAAGGAACTCCATTGCTCTCCCTTGCagtcttttcgagacaggatttctcttgtgactttggagcctatcctggaactagctcttgtataccaggctggtctcaaactcacagagatctgcctgcctctgcctccccgagtgctgggattaaaggtgtgcaccaccactgcccagcaaatgttttctttaggagttgctttgatcatggtgtctcttcacggcaatagaacAATGACAAAGACAGTTACATGTCACTGCAAGATCCCATGACTTCTGTGGTCATCATGCCTTCCTAATATTAATGAAGTGAGATCATAAGTTAGGAacaaccctccctcccccccacaagTTGTTCTGCCatctgttttatcacagcaatacaaaagtaactaatataaatgCCAGGAGATTTAAGCAGCATTTGCACACATTTGCATTGAGGCAAGGATGATCTCATGTTGGTCTTCATCATATGAAGATGCCGGAGATAAAATACACTAGTAGAAAATATCTTCACTTTTCAAAAGGATGAGCTGAATCTGAAGTTGAGTTATTCAAGTATAGTTTCTGCTGATGCTAGGTGGGTAGTAGCAAGTGTCACAGCAAGCCACCACCTGTTAGAACCCACACAGTCTACAGTAGTTGGTGAACTATGATATATTCAACATATTATAAAAGCCATTGTTTTAGCTGATTTTGCTCAActacaaactaataaaaattatctgAGCACACTGAAGCTAGTCTGGTAAAAAGGTACTTAACCTTTTGGTATGAGTAAAGTACAAAGAACAAAAGTTACAACACAAGCCTGAAGTGAAATTAATACATGGATAAAGTTGCCATTACTTCTAAGCACATGATAATAATATGACATTAAAGGAAAACACTGGCAAAGTCATATTCTACCTAGTATATGATTATGGTAGGATATTTGCATATATCTTCAGATTTGATAATCTGAAAATTGACTAAAAATAGTTGAGAACTCTAATGTACAAAGttttcaagaaaatatatatcaaagtataaaacaaaatatatgacaTTTGATCTGAGAAGTAACCAACTGGACTGCACTGTGAGATGCTAGGGCAAGGTAGCACATCTATGCTTTGTAATTTCCAGAAACCATTAGATCAACAGGGATGGACCCTAGACAAGTGATTAACCCCTGCATGTGTTCATGAGGCGCTGTTGGGGAGTGGTGAAACGTAGGAGGTATAACTGGCAGAAGTGGGTCACTCGAAAGTGTATCCTTATATCTTCTACTGGACTCTTATAAATGACAGAAACCCTTCTACTTGATGACTTCTCTGCCCTGATGGTCTGTGAGCCAAAGGGAAGAAATGCTTGTTTCAAATATTTGGCATTGATTAGcaataagaaaaagaacagaaaagaatcaGTATAAACACCAAagataagccaggcatggtggcacacgcctttaatcccagcattgggcagacagagacaggtaggtctctgagttctaggccagcttggtctaaggagctagtcccaggacagcagggctacacggagaaaccttgtttcgaaaaataaaaacaactcctcaaaccaacaaaacaatacaagataaaaaaaaatatcaaagaagCTGCCACATGATCTCAATAGAGAAATCCTAACAATAAAACTGCATTTTCAACAGCTCATTAATATTACTCTAAAAACATATTAGAAATACATTTGATTTACATATGGATccaccaagaaaagaaatatacgCCACTTGACTAAAAAAGACACTACCTTTTAAATTCATGCCTCACTGCTTAAAGAAATCTTAGAGATCAAGTCATCTGAAAATTTATTTACAAGAGTAAAAATTAGAAGTAAACATCTCAGAGACTATCTTCTGAATTATTGACCAATTAACGAAATGTTCTTTCTTAAACTCATTCAtaggaatctttaaaaaattatgaattcTCTTAAATAAGGAATTTTCACAAAACCTTGAAAACTGTTTTATAGCTGATAACTTTGTTATACAAGTTTTGATACTGAGTACATTCTCAGAGGTCGGCCAACTGAAGACATCTGCACATTCATTTAAGATTACTCACTACGGTATGCAACAGCATGTCTGTGCATACAACCAAGATGACTAAAGGCATTCCTACAGACAACATGACACTGGTTCTCTgctctatgtattgccatgttaAGAATACTTTTTCATGTTCTACACTGAGGAATTCCTTCTAGTGTGAGTCTTCTCATGTATTTTAAGGGAACTGGAACGagtaaaggctttcccacattgctTGCAAATATAAGGCTTCTCACCAGTGTGAATTTGTTCATGTCTCTGACAGTCACTTAAAGTATAAAAGGATTTCCCACACTGTTTACATACAAATGGTTTCTCTCCACTGTGAATCCTTTCGTGACGTCGAAGGGAACTGTGACCAGTAAAGGCTTTCATACATTGTTTACActtatatggtttctctccagtgtgaatccGTTCATGTATTCTAAACTtactaaaagaaatgaaacccTTCCCACACTGCTCACATACATAGGGCTTTTCACCACTGTGAATCCTTTCATGATTTCGAAGGGCACCGGGATtagtgaaggctttcccacaattCTTACAGACATAGGGTTTCTCACCAGTGTGAATTTGTTCATGTCTCTGACAACCACTTAAGGAAGAGAAACCTTTTCCACAATGCTTACacacatagggtttctctccactgtGAATCCTTTCATGTCGTCGGAGCGAACTTTGATCagtaaaggctttaccacataGTTTACATACACAGAGTTTCTCTCCAGAATGAGTTGATTCATGCTTTCGGAAGTTACTGCAAGAAATAAAACCTTTGCCACATTGCTTACAAACATACGGTTTCTCCCCACAGTGAATCCTTTCATGGCATCGAAGGGAGGTGTGGCGAGTGAAGGCCTTCCCACACTGCTGACACACATAGGGTTTCTCCCCACTGTGAATCCTTTCATGGTATCGAAGGGAACTGTCAACACTAAAGACTTTCCCACATTGCCtacatttatagggtttctctccagtgtgagttcTTTCATGTATTCGAAGGGTACTGGAAGAATTGAAACCTTTTCCACACTGCAAACATACATGGGGTTTCTCTCCACTGTGAATCCTCTCATGATAGCGAAGAGAACTGAGAGTAGTAAAGGCTTTATCACACAGCTTACATACATagggcttttctccagtgtgacATCGTTTATGTGTCTGAATGGAATTGTAATaactgaaggctttcccacactgcttacagacatagggtttctctccagtgtggcaTCGTTTATGTGTTTGAAAGGAATAGTAGTAAGTGAAAGCCTTCCCACATTGTGTACAcacataaggtttctctccagtgtgagttcTTTCATGGTCTTGAAAGTTGGTCAAATAACTGAAAGCCTTACCACATATATTACATctgtatggtttctctccagtatgagtaCGTTCATGTCTTCGAATGttactcagaaaagaaaaggatttcCCACATTGTGTACAtaaatagggtttctctccagtgtgagttcTTTCATGTTCTTGAAAGTTAGTCAAACAAGTGAAAGTTTTGTCACATATattacatttgtagggtttctctccagtgtgagttcGTTCATGTCTTCTAATGTTACTCAAAAAGGAAAAGGTTTTCCCACATTGTTTACATACATAGGGTTTCTTTCCAGTGTGGATCTTTTCAACATACTGAAGAAAATCAGTATAAGTAAAGGCATCATAATGCTGCTTATCCATACATATTTCTTCTCTAGTTTCCTTATTCACACGTATTTGAATGTAATCATTACTTTTGAAGATTTTGTCACACTGGTTAAATTCACTGAATTTCTGTTCAGTGTCAGTGTCTTCACGCTTCAGAAAGCATTCTGGATAAATGAAGGCTTTCTCACATTCCCCAACCTTACAGAGGCTCGCTCCACATAGCTCATATTGATGAGGTTTTTGTATAGTCTGGAGAGGCACAGACACATTAATAGATGAATGACCGATGAACATGTTGTCTTCATACACATGGCTTTCACAAATCATTGTTCTATGAGACACTTTCCTGTTCACAATGGTGTTTGGAATCTGTCTGAAGATTTCTTTACATTCACTACTTTTGTTACGTTCCAATAGTCTTTCTACAACttcatttctataaaaaaaaaaagttcaccaGTAAAGTTATAAATTTCCCCACCAGCATaattcctgagaatttctgaATATGATTGAAGGTTCTACAGGATGTGGGGACAGGTAATATTAAGACACTGTATTCACAtagggtttctttttgtgttaacatttatttatttactatttgtgtgtgcacatgctatgGTGTACATATAGAAGTTAGAGGACAGCTTGGAGATGATTCTCTTTTACTATATGGTTTTCAGAGACTGAACTTAAGTCATCAAGCTTGATAGTGAATACCTTTATCCGATGAGTCATTTTCCTAGTCCCATCATATGGGACTTTTAATACTTCCCACAGGCTAATTATTTTGTAAAAGATGAATGTCTAGATCTTAGTTAGTTTTGAGGTCAATCTCTTACTATGATGCATGGGCATCCTTCAGTCCCCTAAGAGCTGGGAATGAAGGCATGAGTGATCATATTTACTTCTATATCACAGGTAAATGTACTTAATTATTCCTTATGCAAAATGCTTAAGCaaaaactatttctttctttctttctttttttttttttttggtttttcgagacagggtttctctgtagttttggaggctgtcctggaactcgttctggagaccaggctggcctagaactcacagagatccacctgcctctgcctcccaagtgctgggattaaaggcgtgcaccaccaacacctggctggatagttgtcttgattttaaaaaacaactgaCCATTCCCAGATTATGGGTTGGCAAAGTTACCTTTGATTTCTTCTAGAATATCTGTGGTCATTGTCTATGTGCTGGTCATCTTGTGTTCTTCCTAGAACATAGACCCAGAGAAATCTGATTTACTTACATAGTTATTACAGAAATACCAGATTCTATGTAGATTCATGGTATAACATGACATGCCTGATATAGTCACCAAATTTACCCTTTTCATATTCCAAATCATGGAGCAAGATTTTTGAGCAAGACAGACTTATAATCTGATTGACTAAGTAAAAACATGGTCTCATTCATACCTATGGCAGCCAGGTTCCTGAAGGTTTCCTCCATCACATCTCTGTGCAGCTTCTTTTGGGAAGGATCTAGTAAAGCCCATTCCTCCACAGTGAAGCTTATAGCCACATCTTCAAAGGTCACAGAGTCCTAAATGGCCAAGATGTTTTGAGAAGAAAAGATAAGACACACACTACTGAAAATCTTCGAGTGTCCTCTAAATGTCCAATATATATCCTGATCATCACATTCTCATTTTACATCCatactgtgctctctctctctttttcttattaataCAGTATTTTGTCTTCTCTCAGTTAAACCCTGAGTCAAGCACTTTCCTCAGACTTCCTGGGGAGATACAGGAAAAGGAACATACAGGGCAGACAGGATACGAAAGAACCACGGGAGGTGGAAGTGGAGACAGCTGCTTCACATCATGAAGAGGATGAGAAAGGCCACCATTAGACAAAAGAGCCCCATGGCCTCTGAGAGGGCAAAGCCTAGACTCATGTAGGAGAAGAGCTGTTGCTTCAGAGAAGGGTTCCTGGCATAACCAATGATGAGGCTCCCCAAAACAGTCCCAATCCCAGCCCCAGAGCCAGCCACCCTAACTGTAGCAGCCCCAGCCCCACTGAACTTGGTGGCTGTGTCGATGTCCCTGGAAATGATGCTGGTTTGAAAGCTGCAGCTAGGgatgtgtgaggtcagaggacaagggGCCACCAAGCTGCTGAGGCCCTCATCTGTCCATATCTGTGGTCAATTTACTCTACCGCAGACAGGGGACGACTCAGCAGCTGAGAGGTGCTCCTGATTAAGGAGTGGGTGAACTTGGAGCAGGCATACATTATCAGGGGTGAGGGGTCAAGGCAGGAGAGCTGCTCCCAGGGTAGAGAAGACTATAACTGTGCTCTCTAACACAAGAATTCCCACGTTAGCTTTGAACAGCAATAATGAAATACCAAGTATGCTGGTGGAACTTATAATTACTACTGGTGTATAGGCCTTTATCATTTCCCCCATAATACTACTACTAGTGCACATTTGTGTTAACAACCAGCTGCCttaaaatcacatattttaaGAATAGATTATGAGGGTGAGTGTCTTCATCCAGTACTAGTTCCTATGAGCATAATTAATGCCCTGCCTCATCGTAGACCCAAAGCAATGAACCTAAGTGACAAGATTGAATTATAGGAACCTTgccataaaaataaacctttcaacAAGtatgttacttttctcattactgtgacTAAATAGCAATTCATGAAAGACTGACTTTTAATCATGTCTTGAGAGGGGAAGTCTGCTGTGGGAGGGGGGCAGACATGGCAGAATTCATGGGGATGGGATCATGCAGCAGGGACTCCACATCAGTGatgaccaggaaacagaacagggAATGCTGGTTTCTACTTGgattcttcctttttccttgtgTATTCAGTTTGGCACCTCAGCCCATGGTTATATGTAATGGTTAGTGATGAAAAACTAGGCAGATGGGCATCTGGGTACACCCGTAGGGATTTATCTTGATTATGCTAACTGATGTTAAGATAATCCAATTAATTGTAGGTGAGACTATCCCCTGGCCATAGGATTCTGGActgtataaaatgaagaaagtgagctgaacactAGCATGCAttcattactttctttttctgacttCAGATGTaatatgaccagctgcttcaagctcctgctccTTTGACTTCCCCATCTTGAACTGTGAgttaaacccttcctttcttaaattgCATTCTTCAGGGTACTTTACCATaacaccacaaaaagaaaataagacaggtACACAGATTCAGAGTGGGTATTCCCTTCTCAGTTACCTGTCTGCAAACACTCTCACATACCCAGTGTGTGTCTAATAGGTGATTCCAAATTATCTCAACTTAACAAGAAGACTATAACAAAAACCTTCAGTTGCTTTTCTTAGGTATATTAGATAGGAATGCAATGCTAATTAATATACCATTTTACAAGATAACATTAACAGAGTGGATTAAGAATAGAttattggtgcctagcccaatcatcATCAGGCTTTCTCTGGCAGCTGACAGGAATAGATGTAGAGAactacagccaaacattaggtgggaATTGGGTAACCCCatggaaaagggggaagaaagactgtaggaaccagaggggtcaatgATACCAGAACAACATgacccatagaatcaactaagcagatctcaaaggggctcacagagacttaaGTGGCAATCACAGGGCATGCACAgatctgtgctaggtcctctgcatatatgttatggtttgttagcttggtgttttgtgggactcataacagtgggaacaggtgattctctgactcttttgcttgctcttgggactccttttctcctactgggttgcctcatccagtcttgatatgagggtttgtgcctagtattattgcatcttgttatgttgtgtttggctgatatccctgggaggcctgttcttttctgaaggggaatggaggaggaatggatctgggggtgggtgggtgggtgggctgGGAGGAGTAACTGTAATagggatatattgtatgaaaaaagagttaaaaaaagGATAATGGAAGGGTCTAGGCAATGGCTCAGTatataaagcacttgctgtgcaggcCTGAGTTTGAACTCCCACAACAAAAGTAAAGCCAGACATGGTAAGGCATAGTTATAATTTCAACTGTGGAaaccctgtaaaatcaaaaataagttaaatattttcttactgaACCAGGAAGAATCAAGGCATAGTTACAATATAATCAAAAGCAAAAATCCAATACCCATCAGTAGCAGTGTAAGTCAAATGTTCAGTGTCAAAGGTCTAGGAACTCCTGTGGCATGATGGTATGTcgagacaggagaattccaggAAGCTGGGTGGggagccagctagcctggcagaCGCAGTAGTAAACATCAAAGAATATCACCTGACTTCCAAACACAATTATATATATGTGCAAGAGTGCacttttgtgtacacacacacacacacacacacacacacacagagagagagagagagagagagagagagagagagagagagagggatcaTGGAAAAAAGTAACagtatttaatgaaaacaaatgaaaacaaaaagttggtttaACACATAGCAGACATTTTACAACAAAGTCATAAACCACAATCTCTTtaatatagaataaaagaaaaaaatgccttggAAACATGCATTG containing:
- the LOC113831166 gene encoding LOW QUALITY PROTEIN: ATP synthase F(0) complex subunit C2, mitochondrial-like (The sequence of the model RefSeq protein was modified relative to this genomic sequence to represent the inferred CDS: inserted 1 base in 1 codon; substituted 1 base at 1 genomic stop codon) yields the protein MYACSKFTHSLIRSTSQLLSRPLSAVEXNXPQIWTDEGLSSLVAPCPLTSHIPSCSFQTSIISRDIDTATKFSGAGAATVRVAGSGAGIGTVLGSLIIGYARNPSLKQQLFSYMSLGFALSEAMGLFCLMVAFLILFMM
- the LOC100765088 gene encoding zinc finger protein 14 isoform X4, which codes for MGFTRSFPKEAAQRCDGGNLQEPGCHRNEVVERLLERNKSSECKEIFRQIPNTIVNRKVSHRTMICESHVYEDNMFIGHSSINVSVPLQTIQKPHQYELCGASLCKVGECEKAFIYPECFLKREDTDTEQKFSEFNQCDKIFKSNDYIQIRVNKETREEICMDKQHYDAFTYTDFLQYVEKIHTGKKPYVCKQCGKTFSFLSNIRRHERTHTGEKPYKCNICDKTFTCLTNFQEHERTHTGEKPYLCTQCGKSFSFLSNIRRHERTHTGEKPYRCNICGKAFSYLTNFQDHERTHTGEKPYVCTQCGKAFTYYYSFQTHKRCHTGEKPYVCKQCGKAFSYYNSIQTHKRCHTGEKPYVCKLCDKAFTTLSSLRYHERIHSGEKPHVCLQCGKGFNSSSTLRIHERTHTGEKPYKCRQCGKVFSVDSSLRYHERIHSGEKPYVCQQCGKAFTRHTSLRCHERIHCGEKPYVCKQCGKGFISCSNFRKHESTHSGEKLCVCKLCGKAFTDQSSLRRHERIHSGEKPYVCKHCGKGFSSLSGCQRHEQIHTGEKPYVCKNCGKAFTNPGALRNHERIHSGEKPYVCEQCGKGFISFSKFRIHERIHTGEKPYKCKQCMKAFTGHSSLRRHERIHSGEKPFVCKQCGKSFYTLSDCQRHEQIHTGEKPYICKQCGKAFTRSSSLKIHEKTHTRRNSSV
- the LOC100765088 gene encoding zinc finger protein 14 isoform X3 — its product is MEETFRNLAAIGRTQDDQHIDNDHRYSRRNQRNEVVERLLERNKSSECKEIFRQIPNTIVNRKVSHRTMICESHVYEDNMFIGHSSINVSVPLQTIQKPHQYELCGASLCKVGECEKAFIYPECFLKREDTDTEQKFSEFNQCDKIFKSNDYIQIRVNKETREEICMDKQHYDAFTYTDFLQYVEKIHTGKKPYVCKQCGKTFSFLSNIRRHERTHTGEKPYKCNICDKTFTCLTNFQEHERTHTGEKPYLCTQCGKSFSFLSNIRRHERTHTGEKPYRCNICGKAFSYLTNFQDHERTHTGEKPYVCTQCGKAFTYYYSFQTHKRCHTGEKPYVCKQCGKAFSYYNSIQTHKRCHTGEKPYVCKLCDKAFTTLSSLRYHERIHSGEKPHVCLQCGKGFNSSSTLRIHERTHTGEKPYKCRQCGKVFSVDSSLRYHERIHSGEKPYVCQQCGKAFTRHTSLRCHERIHCGEKPYVCKQCGKGFISCSNFRKHESTHSGEKLCVCKLCGKAFTDQSSLRRHERIHSGEKPYVCKHCGKGFSSLSGCQRHEQIHTGEKPYVCKNCGKAFTNPGALRNHERIHSGEKPYVCEQCGKGFISFSKFRIHERIHTGEKPYKCKQCMKAFTGHSSLRRHERIHSGEKPFVCKQCGKSFYTLSDCQRHEQIHTGEKPYICKQCGKAFTRSSSLKIHEKTHTRRNSSV